The following proteins are encoded in a genomic region of Dyadobacter sp. UC 10:
- the tilS gene encoding tRNA lysidine(34) synthetase TilS, which produces MDSFLTFINQQGWDLNGKKSLLTVSGGIDSVVLAHLFHENKFKAGIAHCNFKLRGEESETDAHFVREIANHYGFEFFSTSFETKSVAKEKGVSTQMAARELRYKWFENLRQAEQYDWIVTAHHNSDSLETAILNLTRGTGLSGIKGIMPRVNAIIRPMLRMTKEEILKYAADHALQWREDKSNSSVDYKRNRVRHQIIPVLKKLNPSVEETFINTSERLLASDNLLKELLESWKQGAIHSESGLVYIDKRHLLNSSEPALRLWTVLQDYKFTYPQVKSICTALKGTVGKTLHSMSHDLLIDRDYLILRPSSDLRGKYEIEVFESDLSIVADHLLLSFEETSDIRRSELGKDKAIIFIDTEKLKWPLKIRKWQTGDSFFPFGMGGKRKKLSDLFNDLKINRYQKEESLVLVNGNGDIIWVLGIRMDERFKVPETASKVLKIALLDK; this is translated from the coding sequence GTGGATTCTTTTTTAACTTTTATTAACCAACAAGGTTGGGACCTGAATGGAAAGAAATCGCTGCTGACAGTAAGTGGGGGAATTGATTCTGTTGTTCTGGCGCATTTATTTCATGAGAACAAGTTTAAAGCAGGTATTGCGCATTGCAACTTTAAACTTCGCGGTGAAGAATCTGAGACAGATGCTCATTTTGTTCGCGAAATAGCGAACCATTATGGATTCGAGTTTTTCTCGACCTCATTCGAGACAAAATCGGTAGCGAAGGAAAAGGGCGTTTCCACGCAAATGGCTGCGCGCGAACTGCGTTACAAATGGTTTGAAAATTTACGGCAGGCCGAGCAGTACGATTGGATTGTCACCGCGCATCACAACAGCGATTCGCTTGAAACCGCCATATTGAATCTAACGCGTGGAACCGGGCTCTCTGGCATAAAAGGTATAATGCCGCGGGTCAACGCAATCATCAGGCCGATGCTTAGGATGACCAAGGAGGAAATTTTAAAGTATGCGGCAGACCATGCTTTGCAATGGCGTGAAGACAAGTCCAACTCGTCGGTTGATTATAAGCGCAATCGCGTCCGTCACCAGATCATCCCGGTGCTGAAAAAGTTGAATCCATCGGTAGAAGAAACTTTCATCAATACTTCGGAGCGGTTGTTGGCTTCTGATAACTTATTGAAAGAGCTGCTCGAAAGTTGGAAACAGGGGGCTATACATAGCGAAAGCGGATTGGTATATATCGACAAAAGGCACTTGCTCAATTCATCGGAACCTGCACTGAGGTTATGGACGGTTTTGCAGGATTACAAATTCACGTATCCCCAGGTCAAATCGATCTGCACAGCACTGAAAGGCACGGTTGGAAAAACCCTACATTCCATGTCGCATGATCTGCTAATTGACAGGGATTATCTGATACTCCGCCCAAGTTCGGATTTGCGGGGGAAATATGAGATAGAAGTATTTGAATCGGATTTATCAATTGTCGCGGATCATTTGCTACTGAGTTTTGAGGAAACGTCCGATATCAGAAGAAGTGAACTTGGAAAGGACAAAGCAATAATTTTCATTGATACGGAAAAGCTGAAATGGCCGCTTAAAATACGCAAATGGCAAACAGGGGATAGTTTTTTCCCCTTTGGGATGGGGGGAAAGAGAAAAAAATTGAGCGATCTGTTCAATGATTTAAAAATCAACCGGTATCAAAAAGAAGAATCTCTTGTACTTGTCAACGGCAATGGAGACATCATTTGGGTACTGGGAATCAGAATGGACGAGCGTTTCAAGGTGCCTGAAACCGCTTCGAAAGTCTTAAAAATAGCATTACTTGACAAGTAG